The Treponema primitia ZAS-1 genome contains the following window.
GCTTCCACGTGGAAGGCCCCGCCAAGACCGAAAATGATAAGAAACCCCTCGTTGCCAAGGGTGGAAACCAGGCGTTTCCCTTCCTTCCGTGGATCCACCAGGGAATGGAGAGGATGTGCGGCGCCGGAAGAATCAACCAAAGCGGGGATGGATACTCCGGAACGGGAATCGATAAATTTATATTTACCCCGGGTAGTTTCCGCTCCGGAAAGACGGGAGCAGAGGGGTGGATCAAATCTGGAGAGGGCTAATAGGTTACGCTCAAAGAAAAAACTCTTATCCATGGTCAACCCCGCTGGCGGCATATATTTCCTCCCGAATCGCTTCGGCAGATACCGTGGAAGAACCGGGGAAAAGCAGGGGGCCTAGTTCCTGCATAAGAACCTTCCGGGTTTCATCGGATTCCATGGCATGCAGCAACGCTGCTGATATCGTTTCTGTGGATGGTTCTTCATTCGGTATTGCTGTTTCTGCGACGAAATCTTTTACAGGTCCCGATACTGGAGAAAGAATACGGCTACTGCGTTCCGTAAAAACAGAACTGTTATTTCCAATGGAAAAGAGACGATCCGGATAGGAGGCCATTTGGCGGGCAAACCATTGGGTGTAGATGCCATGGCTGCCTGCGGCCGCGATAGAGGAAGCGCGCATAAAGGTTTGAGAATATACCGGATTGAAGTGGGATTCCTTATCCGTAAGGAGCCTCTCAAAACTGTAGGGCCTGGCATGGGTTTTGATATCCCGGTGGCCAAGATCTGTGCCGGTTATATATATAGGCCCTTGGGAGAGCTTAAAAGCCAGATCCAGGGCGGTGGCGGTAACGGTTCCCCGTTGGGGAAGCACCGCAAAGGGAAGGCCAGTACTGTGCAGCAGAAGATTCTGCCAGAGGGACCCGTCGCTTATGGGAAGCCAGGGAAGTTCAGCGAACTGGGAGGGGAGGGCAGCCGTAATCGCCGCAGCAAAGGCCGGGACCTTTCGCTGTTTGGCCCTGAGAGCCTCGTAAAGATGCAGCAGAGCCCAGTTTCCGCCATCGGTGGTAAGTATCAGATCCGGCTGCAAACATGCGGACAGCAGCGCAGGAACGGAGGATGAGACAGCCAGGATAAATAGTGACGCATACTTTTTCTGTTCCATTAAAATGGGGATGGTCTCCTCCAGACTCGGTCCGGCGCCGGTGATTACTATTGGAGAAAGAAAAGGGTGATAACGGAGAGATTTTTTTAAAAGCCGAAGATTTTTAAATACATTTTTAAACCACCGTCTTCCAAAATTATCTACGGTCCGTTTATTGGCGTCTATCCTTTTTATATATTCCACGATTTCTGCAAAAAGTTTGAGGTATGCCTCACCAAAGGCTGCCTGGGAAGGACGCCATTCAACTATGGCTACCGCAGCAGCTTCCGTATCAGGCAAATGGTTTTCCAGAAAGTGCAGCAGGGTCTCCCCGGAACCGGGGCTCCATACCCCATCAGCAGCACCGCCGCAGGAACTGATTTCAGGGCGGGAAAAAAAATCGGAA
Protein-coding sequences here:
- a CDS encoding 6-hydroxymethylpterin diphosphokinase MptE-like protein, which translates into the protein MFRIKPWSLSSPTYNMLERLVSTGSGFPTVYVGDLALHSRYNPPAEAEKYINSLNFRGGVRFFILLEPGLGYAAEVLRKNFPHTVILNIHVSDFFSRPEISSCGGAADGVWSPGSGETLLHFLENHLPDTEAAAVAIVEWRPSQAAFGEAYLKLFAEIVEYIKRIDANKRTVDNFGRRWFKNVFKNLRLLKKSLRYHPFLSPIVITGAGPSLEETIPILMEQKKYASLFILAVSSSVPALLSACLQPDLILTTDGGNWALLHLYEALRAKQRKVPAFAAAITAALPSQFAELPWLPISDGSLWQNLLLHSTGLPFAVLPQRGTVTATALDLAFKLSQGPIYITGTDLGHRDIKTHARPYSFERLLTDKESHFNPVYSQTFMRASSIAAAGSHGIYTQWFARQMASYPDRLFSIGNNSSVFTERSSRILSPVSGPVKDFVAETAIPNEEPSTETISAALLHAMESDETRKVLMQELGPLLFPGSSTVSAEAIREEIYAASGVDHG